From Brevibacillus marinus, a single genomic window includes:
- the lonB gene encoding ATP-dependent protease LonB produces the protein MAYTTMVIAGIEVVVGIIIGAYFWNLLKSQRSSKTSVEREARKEVDQLRKLRMTVLTEPLSEKTRPATLDEIVGQEDGLRALRAALCGPNPQHVIIYGPPGVGKTAAARVVLEEAKKNPLSPFKSDAKFVEIDATIARFDERGIADPLIGSVHDPIYQGAGALGQAGVPQPKPGAVTKAHGGVLFLDEIGELHPIQMNKLLKVLEDRRVMLESAYYSEENTQIPAHIHEIFQHGLPADFRLVGATTRTPEEIPPALRSRCLEIFFRPLKPAEIGKIVRTAAGKMEMELPEEAVRVIERYATNGREAINTLQIASGIALTEGRHVIRAADVEWVVHSSQKSPRQEKQVHSQPQVGLVNGLAVYGPNMGAVMEIEVTATPAKLPGTGRTTMTGLVEEEELGGHSRTIRRKSTAKGSIENVLTVLHRLGLQPYDYDLHINFPGGIPVDGPSAGVTIAVAIYSAIREKRVDNLLAITGEVSIHGKVKPVGGVVAKVEAARQAGATRVLIPEENWQSIFEQMEGIEVIPVKTVQEAINLAVLDQDEQWEEQKEPFAIRVQPDEVASPPLPM, from the coding sequence GTCGAGCGGGAAGCGCGCAAAGAAGTGGACCAACTGCGCAAGCTGCGCATGACCGTCTTGACCGAACCGCTGTCGGAAAAGACGCGCCCCGCCACATTGGACGAGATTGTCGGCCAGGAAGACGGGCTGCGCGCGCTGCGCGCGGCACTGTGCGGCCCCAATCCGCAGCACGTGATCATTTACGGGCCGCCAGGGGTGGGCAAGACGGCTGCGGCGCGGGTGGTGCTGGAAGAAGCGAAAAAAAATCCGCTGTCGCCGTTTAAGAGCGACGCCAAGTTTGTGGAAATTGACGCGACGATCGCCCGGTTTGACGAGCGGGGAATCGCCGATCCGCTGATCGGTTCCGTGCACGACCCGATTTACCAGGGAGCGGGCGCGCTCGGCCAGGCCGGGGTGCCGCAGCCCAAGCCGGGCGCCGTAACGAAAGCGCACGGCGGCGTGCTGTTTCTCGACGAAATCGGCGAACTGCATCCGATCCAGATGAATAAACTGTTAAAAGTCCTGGAAGATCGCCGGGTGATGCTGGAGAGCGCCTATTACAGCGAGGAAAATACGCAAATCCCGGCGCACATTCACGAGATCTTCCAACACGGGCTGCCGGCTGACTTCCGCCTGGTGGGAGCCACCACGCGCACGCCGGAAGAGATTCCGCCGGCTTTGCGCTCCCGCTGTCTGGAAATCTTCTTCCGGCCGCTGAAACCGGCGGAGATTGGCAAGATTGTCCGCACGGCCGCCGGCAAGATGGAAATGGAACTGCCCGAGGAAGCGGTGCGGGTGATTGAGCGTTACGCGACGAACGGCAGGGAAGCGATTAATACGCTGCAGATTGCTTCCGGGATCGCCTTGACTGAGGGGCGGCACGTGATCCGGGCTGCCGATGTGGAATGGGTGGTGCACAGCAGCCAAAAATCGCCGCGTCAGGAGAAACAGGTACACTCCCAGCCACAGGTTGGCCTGGTAAACGGACTGGCGGTTTACGGCCCGAACATGGGGGCGGTGATGGAAATCGAGGTGACCGCTACCCCGGCCAAGCTGCCCGGCACGGGACGCACCACGATGACCGGCCTGGTGGAAGAAGAAGAACTGGGCGGCCACAGCCGGACGATCCGCCGCAAGTCCACGGCCAAAGGCTCGATTGAAAACGTCCTGACCGTGCTGCACCGGCTTGGCCTGCAGCCGTATGATTACGATCTGCACATCAACTTCCCCGGCGGCATCCCGGTTGACGGCCCGTCGGCCGGAGTGACCATCGCCGTCGCGATCTATTCGGCAATTCGCGAGAAACGGGTCGACAATCTGCTTGCGATCACCGGGGAAGTCAGCATTCACGGCAAAGTGAAGCCGGTTGGCGGCGTTGTCGCCAAGGTGGAAGCGGCCAGACAGGCGGGGGCCACGAGAGTGCTGATTCCGGAAGAGAACTGGCAGTCGATCTTTGAACAAATGGAAGGGATCGAAGTGATTCCGGTGAAAACGGTGCAGGAGGCGATTAACCTGGCCGTATTGGATCAGGATGAGCAATGGGAGGAACAGAAGGAACCGTTTGCCATCCGGGTTCAGCCGGATGAAGTGGCCTCTCCTCCGCTCCCGATGTGA